The window TTTCGAATAGAAGAAAACAAGTTCAACATCTAAAAGTCAACTCCATAACATTATATTTAGGATTGGATGTTCTAAATTCTAATAATAATCtcaaaatgagaatgagaagACAGATAGATGCaaagacacacacacacagagtcAGTGACAGTACCTTTATAATCTGCCATACAATCCACTTGAGAATCATGACTAATCCCATCAGAGATATTACGAGATTTTTCATCGATGGAAATGGTGGAAGAACTTTTACTTAAAGAAAGACCTAGAAAATAACCCCCACATAGCAAACCACATTCAAgcaaaatatatcaaatataggagacaggataaaaaaaatgattattcaaATTATAAGTTACCTGAGAGGGTCTTGATGATACTTAAAATGAGTTTTATAAAAGATAGCCGAGATCCATTACAGTTCCCTTTTCCTTTCATTCCAAGCAAATGACTCTATTatgaaaaggacaaaaaaaaaaaaaaaaaaagaagctaagATTAACAAAGAGTTGCAATGGACTAGGAAGTTTCAGTGCCAACACTGGGGTGAAAAAAAGACACCACACAAGCAAAACTATATTTACATATACCTGATTATCCTTACTCAGGAAGGCAGCATTTTCCatgattttcaaacattttaaaaGCAGCACCAGACTTTGTAGATTTGCATCATCTTTTGCATCCCTAATTGAAGGTGAACCATGTTTTAGCCATCCCTGTAAGCAGTTGTATGTGTTCAGAGAAGAATGCATTCATCTAACAATAACTAAACTTTCAGAACACAAAGTGAGAGAAAACGATTAGAACAAAAAGTTATATGTTAACCATAAACTTGAAATGAGCCAGGTACTGCATGAGTTTCAATTAAAAAAGGTTACATCATTGTTAGAACGTAGAAGTGCATTTTTCTTTGAGAGAGACATTCATGAAGAAATCcagcaaataaagaaaaataaacaaataaataaataattgatgaATACAATGTTGGAGGGTCAAGTGTAAACTTGAGCCCAAATCTATGGCACAACCTTCCATGAACTCATCACTGAGAACAGTAATAGCAAAACAACAATTCCAAATTCTTTGaagaacaaaaacataattttattaaaattcctattatattaataaagttACTATCCAATATTTGGTTGAGGTTTCCCTGGTAACATAGCACAGATTAAATCTGTTTTGTTTCCCATGATTCAGACCTGATAAATCCAAATAGCCGAAAAAGTGCTGTATGCATGCTTTCTCAGATGGGAgtctagaaaataaaattccaaaaacaaGAATCAAAATTAAGTAAGATAATCCAGGAGATAGAAAGAGAAATACTAAGCATCACAGCTATATAATTAACACTAAATACAATGATCCATTGGTAGAAAAACTTggcaaatcaaaagaaaaatatgtgaaGACAGAAAGACAATCCAGCAATATTAGCATATTATAAAAGAATCATTCTGGGATAGCAGGGTGTCATATGTTTATACAACTTATAGCTCCTACTTGGGTTACAGTTAGAAGGAAGGAGACAAATTTTACAAGGCATCTTCACAATTGGAGCaaattttttcttctcctttccaTGCACTAATGCAAAGACGCTTCcaattcaaaaaaatgaatCACAATTTCTCAAATGGTATTAAATAGATTAAGCAAATGCAGTGCTATAACCATTTGATCCATCAGTTTTTCCATCATTCATTTAGGCCATCTCCATtatataacaaaacaaataataagatCAAACAAACATACAGGCTCACACCTCCAAAGTGGAATGACAATTCATGGCAACCTCAAAAACAGCATCAAGTCCTCCGAACTCCCGAAATTTTTCCTTGAAGTTGCCCCCCGTCTTCCTTACTGTACCAGAGGTGTCTGAACATATGCAAGCCAAAAGAAGGCCATCAACAAAGGGTAAAAGAGATTTAAGAAGACAATGTTATAAGAAACATATACATCTCATAAAAATGTCAGTTGATTTACCTAGCTacgaaaaaaatatataatttccTTTTCTGGTTTGGGAGTTAAGGAGATACATAACCCATACATAAAAGGACACAATTTCACAATCGGGAATGTACTCAGCCCCCGAAAGCCCAAAAAATAAAGCTTCCACCCATCAGAAAGATCAGAAGTGTACATTAAGTAGGGAATCACTCAATCAATTCTGGTCTACAATTCGAGAAAATAAGCATGTTTATCCAAATGGGGTAATTGAGGAGTTGACATGATTGAGGGCAAAGAGGTAAACTTGCATTATTCAACAGCTCACCTTTTAAAGCATGTTATACAAGAGTACTTTATGAATATAACACATAGAACTAATAAAATGGCCACAGAAACAAATTTAATTGGAAACAGCAGCTAGAAATAGGAGGACACAAAAGTGACACAGAAAGTAAGAGAGAGAAATTTACTAGACCAAGGCAAAAGGATATTCAACTCAAacatatgaaaaaagaaaaaaataatgattttcaaGAACATGAAATTTAGAAAGTAATCTATAGCAGGTCCAAAGttaaatgtataaaaattaGTAGAATTATGTCCCTGTAAAGattaaaatgatttagatgatctTAGCTTGATGAATGAATTTTGTTTATCCATgtgccttttaaaaaaaaaaaaaattgttaatccACACATAATCTGACCAATTTTGCAGTCcctaataaacaaaatattatgatgattgataaatattttttaaaaaaaaactacaaatgTCTAAACAGAACACAGAGGTGAAAGACCTGTATGTTACCTTCAAGAGAAATGGTGGAAAAACAGGCTTTCTCCATAGTCAACAAAGCTATCCATTTAGGGCTTAATTCTGGCCTCCCCACTCCGTTATCATCCCCACTGCTTGATTTTATTTCCTTGCAACTTACAAGGACTTCCTGAACTTTGTGAACAATTGCAGTGGAACTGGAATCTATTGTTTTATTTGTATCCCGTAAGGGGTCAGCATCCTTACGTAGTCCAAGAAGCTTAATGCCGATGCTCGGGGCTTTACCATGAGTGGCATTAGACATGGGTGGTTTCAACAATTCAAGTAGAAACCGGATGCAGGTGGGAGACTCCAAAAGGTAATCATCATGACTCTGTAAGTGTGAAATTGAAAAACCTTTAAGCAGTTCTAATGGGAACAAAATTGTGTCTAGAAAATGTAGGCCAATGCAGTGAAGTGAATAGACAAAAATGATGTGCAAGTATACTCATAGAATTAGCTACACAGCTGACAGtacaaaatttgaaatcttttagaaaaggaaaaataatacataCATAAATAGACAAATGCACATGAATTGCACTTCAAGCATTGGAATGCAGATTTCAATGCAAACAATCACTTGAAAGTTGAAACTACTTTTAAAATGTCAACATAATCTACGGAGTCAGCTTAGATGAACATATGGTTCTAACCTGCCATAGCAGCCAATCAATGTATCTAAGAGATATAGTCAATTGTCAATAATCAGTAAGAGAAGCAAAcaactaaacaaacaaaaaaatgattttgggcTGTTCTGTGTATACTGCCTGTATGCCTAGGGCACGCCCCCTCTTTTTAGGCGCTTCTTAATACATGATTTTGTTgtctatctaaaaaaaaaagaagcaaaaacagaggaaagaatTGATAATCTTAAGAGATAGTCTAAGAAACATCCAATCTCCATGGACCTGGGCTGCACCTGTTTTAGGTGCTTCTAGTGACAGAAGCTGCATATATAACTTACATTGTGCTTCCATATGCccccatttttaaaatataaaatataaaatgcgGATAGAGTAATAATTTCATATCGATCCCTCCCATATGCCcccatttttaaaaagattctAGCTAGAAGCATACGAGCACTAGAATGTGCTTCTCCAGGGGCATTTTGTAGCCACGTACGTAGTGTTATAATCGATGATTTGACAgaaaaagcaacaaaaaaaaaaaaaaaatccaatatagAAAATTCTTTCCAATGTCATGGAGAtctttgattatatatatgagTAGGTCCTAAATAAGAGGTCAACATCCAGAGGCCAGAAATTAGCAAATTACTCAACACTTCACTGTCCACACTCGTGAACAATCAATTGAAATGCAGATTATTAGAAACTTACATCACTtgtcaaaacaaagaaaatagttGCAGCAGCCAGATTGCTTGGTGAGTCATCAAAGCTAAGACCAATGACAGCATCCATAATTGTCTTTGCCATCCTGAAAACAAGCTACTTGGGAGTTAAGGTATGCATTAGCAAGCAAAGCACAAAAATCCAATCTCTAACAAGAGAACAAGTGAGTACATTTATTTGACATTCcacaaaggataaaaaaaatagtagtagTAACCCATGTAGCTAAGCCATATTCAAGAAAGAAATTCCTTACATGCCAAGGACTTAGTCAAAAGTTAGCGATAATCTAAACCAGCTCATGAACTAGGTGAAATTTTAACTGGTATTTGACCATGGAATTCAATGCAGATATATACTAGAAcagaattataattttatctcATCCTTACAATCAATTTAATAGGTATCTTGTATTATCgggttattttaataaaaagagaatGATGCCAACTACAAATTCCGAGCCTTCATGCACAAATGATGCTTTTTTGGGTGGAAAAGTTCAAATTGTGAGAGTTGATAGAATATCAAAGaatgtaaaaatgaaaattatcatGTTCAACCaattacaaaacttgaaagtcCTCATATAGACagcataatttcaaaatatcggataaaaattgatttataaattttaagcaaCATTCAAGATTTCTTTGGTCTGTGGAAAGAATGGGAGGCAAGAAAAGGAAAtgcttcaaaatatttaaatggcTACCTGTGAAACATTTAAAATCATCACCTTTCATGATATTTGcactttctctttttcctttctttccggTAATCAAATGGGTGACTATGAGGTGGAACTGAAAGAGTTGTGCCAATCAAATTAAATCTTTCAATTAACAGTAAATTTCAGATAAATATACTGCCAAACCAATTTGAAATTGGCATTCCCCTTGAGTTCTTGAAACTTCCAAATTGCATTTAAATAGAACTGCAAATTCCTAAATCATGAAAATCTAAGTAGCATCATCAAATGAGGTTCAAGATTGGCATATCCATGAGTTCTTGAAACTTGCACATGTACCAATTACCCAAAATCCAATTTAATCCCAAACCACATTTGAATTATTCCatgtaaagaaagaaaaatgtatatTCCATTAAtgaaaatcatcaaatttatgAAAGCTTTTTAAATGCCTAAATTACCCAAAAATAccaatttaaagattaaaaaacacaaattaAACAGAAAgatttcaattcaatttaaagaaaaatcacGAAAATATCACCAacagaaaatttcaaattcacatACCCCTGAGTCCTCAGAAGCCGCCGCTGCTGAGCAGTGCCACAAATAGACAACAAAGATAAAAGGCTCGCCCGCCTGATCCGCGCCGGCTGGCCCTTCCTCAGCCCATCCAAAGCAAAATTCACCTCGTCCACATGCTCCATCATCTCTCCAAACTCCTGCGTCTCCATCAATGTCGCCGTCGCCGTTGCTGCCGAAATCAACGACCTAGAATTCTTAGCCCCGCCTAATTCTCGCTTCCCAATCCTCGCCTTCTTCGACTTCCGAACGACACCGTTTTCCGAATCTCTGGGCGGCAACGAATTATGGCCGTAAGGTTCAGACTCAAAGGACCAGTGCGACGAATCTTGGGACGATAACGCCAGCCCGTAGAGCTCGTGGGGGCTTTCTTGCGATACAGACTCCTTGTAGGGGTCTTCGACGACGTCGTTTAGGCCGTCGGAGTAGGTTCTTGCAATCCCCCGGTTGCGACGACCGTATGTTCGAACTATCATCCTTTCTCCTCGTCTTATGTTTAAGGGTTTGGATCTTGCATTTAGATAAAACAAAAGAAGGCAGGGGTATTTATGGGAAAAGTCTCTGCAACCAGGGGTCGAATTGGAAACACGGAGAGACTTCTGTCAGATTTGAAGCTTGTGAGCTGaagaaggaggaggaggaggaggaggaagatgaACGAAGAAGACGGAGCGAGTTTTGGGTTTTGTGATTTTGAGTGCTGTTTTTGTAGGGGAGGGCCAATGAGATTCGAGGATGGGTTTCGAAGGGAGGGTATTTTGGTCACATAAAGTAAGGCTACGATCGTATGCGTGACGGATCAGGGATTCAATGAAATGGCCTGGATTGCTTCAGCTGAAATAGTGGTTCGGTAGGGTTCAAATCCCACCGATTGAGAACGGTGCACGTCTCTACGGTATTTCCGATTAACCATCAAGCGCCACGTCATTGTACGGAAAATTTAAGGAATAGAAGCTGAGACACACGTGAACATTCACTTAAATACCCCTCAGCACGCCTGAAATTCTTTTTTCATCCTTCCTTGCTTTCTGtcgaattttgaaaatattattttaataataaaaaaaaaaagaggatttATCATAGACCTGAATCCCCATTGTTGATCCGCATGTAAAAGATACCAActttaataacttaaaagtggtaaaaatatttaatggtataatttaaaataaaaaattattttgaataataaataaaaataattaatttaattttaatccacatatttattttatctttttattcttatatattctaatttctttcacaatcttttttgttattttattattactcaatctcattttttatcaaaataaatatgttaatttaatgatttaaaataatttttaaattaattttattaaattgctttaatagttaaagtaaaaattaaataataaattttaatttaataacttaaataatatttaacatAAAATCAGCATAAACCATTAAGTAATAAAGTTTATAGACAtgttctcatgatttttttttacttaattctgaATAACTTAAGATTAGATAGTACTTAATAAtagttttgaatattaaattatttttttaataatttatttttactaagtATTaacaagttaaaaaacaaaagtgtACTTTAGTTAATGATTGAGGGTGAGGATTGGGACTTTTAATTGTGTTTTGCTTAGTTGTGTTAGTTGGTTTCAATtgattacttttaaatttttttaaaaagttaaatatttttgtttttctatttaatcaataaattttaaaaaataaataataagtcaacaaaaagtaaaaaaataattaattcataatCTAAAAACCAAAACCAAGCGGTGAGCTAAATGGTCGTTttttaattgatatatttactcttattaattttcaatgaTATTAATCTCcatttatttaacttatatttattttcattaattttaagtaataaaattatttataaatcattcatatttaaagtattatagatatataatacttattataaaatatttattataaaaaattagtcACACACGTGGAATcataattcttaaataaattcCCACTAGTGTAGgcaaacaagagaaaaaaggatttgaaattaatgataatttaactattttaatttaattttaacattaaaaataattttaaattttaatattaagttattttaacaaacatatttaatttacataATGACTCAAATAAAGTTATGAAGTCATATTGAGTCATTAAGTTGCCTATTCAAACACTATCTTAATGATTTggattaggaaaaaaaaaaacatgggttattttggtgttttttttttttgccatcataaatcattttatattattttaaagaagCAGGTGGCATatagttattaattttatttgacatTTTATGTGATTAGTATCCTGTAAATCTTTGTTTGCTTGCCAGACCTTGATATTTGTGGTATCTATATCTAAGGTACTTCATAAATCTTTGTCCACCAACTTTGCTTGACTTACTCTGTTGACCTTCAAGGTATCATTGTTGAATTAGAGGTTGTTATATGTGAAAATCACTTTAACAACCCAAATCAACATATGATGTGTTCTAAACAAACAATCTTTACCTATTGCTTTTTAATCCTTGCATAAGGTTGTGCTTCTATCTACTTAGTAAAATGGTATGTACCATCAAAGAGGAAATGCTTATGTCTTGGAGCCAAAGGGAGTCGCCCTATAATGTCAATCCTCCACTTGAGAAATAGCGATGAGCTAACTATTGCTTAGGGTATCTACTAAATGATGAATTTGTGGGACTAACCTTCGATTGGTGTTGCATTTTTTGGAATATAAGTGTCACGGTATTGTGTGTAAAGCCAAAAATACTTGTGTCATTGTCTTATGAGTAATGATCATCCCGTAGTGTGATTGTCACTATCCCTTATGAATTTCCCATAGTATACCTTGAGCTTCCAATGTTGACACACACCTTAAATAAGATCCCTCAAAGGATTGCCCATAAAGATGTCCATCAATTAAGGCGTAGCAAGCAACTATTATCATTGAGGTACTTGTCTCCAACTTCTCGATTAGGACTATTACATCTTGTAGATACTTTACAAAAGAAAACCTCTCGTCTTCTCTATCCTCTTTGTAGTAAACTACACCTTTTCGCATGTAGAGTATAAACTCATAGCTAGTTTTCATAAGgtagttaaaaaataagtagAGACTAGTGCAATTAGTCTTTATTAAAGCCAATTGAGATAAAAAATTTGCATATAAGTTTGCTTCCTTTGAGTATTATTTGAATTGCACCTTAACAAACTTTTGAATAAGTTCAACAGTCTTCTTCGAAAACCTATATGCAATTTGGCATTTTTAGCCTCAAACTATCCTAGTAACCGTTGAACAACTGGTTAGGAGTTACTCTAAACTTGTAAGCAATAAACTTTTATAGTGTTTGCCATTTATACTAAAACAATAAATCTATATTTGTACTCTACTTTACCCTTCAATCTAAAGTGACCCTTTCAAGGCTTGTAAGTGTTATGCTAGTTGTTGATTCCTCAACAAAAAAAACGTCATACGTTTGTATGTGTTGACGATACCAACCATAATACTATGTTATACCAAAATACTATAAATTAATTACATAGTAATCCTAACAAAAAAACCCACAGAAAGATTATTACTTATAATATTTCGGGTATCATCATTAGGGCTTAGCCTATGAAAGTTGTAAATACTAGGTCAAATAATTGCTCTTACCtaaattataagatgaaaatgatgatcaaatttaattttaataaattatgtttaactcaaataaaattaattaattaataaattgattaaagATTTTGACTTCAATTGATTCAATCCAACTTTAGATATAGAAATAAGAGCGAGCAAGGGTTTCTCGATTGCAATGTGATTGGAGCTAAAATATGCACTCCAATAGCAAATATGTTATATGATGTATACAACATAAcaaacttaaatcattaaactTAACTTAAATTGTTGTTATGGCCCTAGTTATAGATCTCCTAGTTTGAGAATAATTTTGGGTTCAAGGGATGGAAAAAATGATAAGTGCAAAAGTCATTATCAACCAATGACATAAAATGGGTTAAACATGCATAACAAAGAGACCCAAGACTTCTGAACCATGAAGAGTCCAAGCAAAGGCATGATGAGCAAGTCATAGGCATGAAATATTAGCAACAGATATTATGAAGTGAGATGGAGGGCAAGCAACCATAATGGAAGAGGTTTAAAGCAAATGCAATCGAGTTCGCATGAagatttggaactcaaaatttAGTAGCAACATGTACTCTAACTTTGAGGTAAAATATGAAGCATTTCTCAAGATCAATTTTGGGCAagctatatatcatttcaaaacTCAAGAATTCAAGAGTTCAAAGCTTTAAATAGTGCATAAATCAAAGCCAAAATAAAGAAGTTATGGTTATTTAAAGACAATTGGGTAGAGTCGAATGaccattttgaaattatttcgaaattcaacttataatTTTGAAGTCACATACTACCGCTTTGATGTTTTGCCTTCTCCGCCTTGGGAATTGCATCTTGGGCACTTCATTTGCCTTAAGTGGGGCTCATACACTggaaatcatgattttttttttttgtcatttttagataattatttgAGAAATAAATGGTTGATATGAACATGTCATGAGTTGGGCTTTTACGGAAACCATAAAACtcaatttttaggttttctaAGGAGTTTTTGATTTgtaaaataacaaagaaaagaagaatgatCTCTTATTGTTATGAAAAATGAGATTAGGcaacaagaaaaataagaagattTATAAAACTAtgggcaaagaaaaaaaaatccactatgtcaattggtataaaaaaaaaatgagagaatcaAGTGACTACCATATATAACCCTGAAAACCTATACACCATCTCATAAATATAtatgagataaaataaataaataaagcaggAAAAATCTATATATCGCACCACAAACTTTTCAGGTTTGaccaaaaaatgaaatctaGTCACCAAGCTCTAACacttattttgaaaatctttaataaagttttaagttttcttttcttttatttttccatatctctattttattttcttggcaaTCAAACATATTCCTCATGTTTGGCTAACTTGATAGATTTGGATGTGCTAACATGAAGGCGAAGAATCCAAAGAAGAGTAACAAGAAATGGTAATGTATTcaatgatttgattttgttttcaagttttaataGATAGGAATAAATCTTCTATGTTAAATTACCCTagataaattacaaaatattattgggaagatctTGATTACTAGTTACTATAATTCGATCATGTTGTTATTGAATCTCAGGGTTAAATCTACAAAGATAGATATAGGCTTTTAAccgaataaaaatgaaaatcaaccaTCATATCTAATTGGTTTAAGagttataacaatgagattaatgaTTTGTTGGATTACAATCTATGAGTCTTTAATCCCATCCTTATGAGTtatattaagaaatgatgcaGAAAATTATTACCTGATACTAGTGATTTTAGATAACTCTTGACCATTAgttatattggtttttttatctGTCCCAAAATAAAACTACAAGGAATAGAAAGGGTTAAAAAACCAAAACTTTAATCgataattaatctcattcaCTTGATAGTTTTATGAATATCTTTTAGAAAGGAAAATCTAAATTTTGAATGCAATATTAGCCTTAAGATTCAATTTGATAGCAGATTGACTTTGATCATAATCTTATTCACTCTATTTTTTTTGGGCAAAATTATCATATGTTTAggctttagtattttatttacaatagaGATTTGTGGTTATAGTGATCTTAAGGTTTTAGAATCCTTAGTTGACCAAGATCACGATCCAAGACCTAATTTTCCCTTTAAATTTAGTTTTGTAATTATCGTATGATGAATGAAATTCTATTTGGTATCTTGTAGCCTGTGATAACTTTTAGAAGTTTTGGgaattagtattttatattaCGTCTTTTAGTTATTTGGATTTGAAAGACAATCTTATGAATTTTCACGTGATGGTACATATTATTACATTAATATAACCAATGTATATAATTGATCAatacaaattaacaaaagattATTCAAATAAGAGAACATTGATCATATATAATTTAGAAAACTTTTATTACAtgacaaataaagaaaattagaaaatgaattattttaataaggacttaaaacattcaaattttttttaggtgttttttaCACAAGAAAAACCTTTTTCTAATCCATCTTCAAAGTATATTGAGCTACTTGATACTTATTAATTAATGTAAGATTGTTGGAAAAATAAGATTAAGTCCCACCTAGGTTCCTTCTtctataaatgaaaaataaggatAGATGTAACTTTGACATATTGGCTCGACCCAACCCAAATTCAAATCAATGTTTAGGTGGGTTtgaacaatcatttttaatactcaaattagatttatttattttttagcaaAACGTGAacatgatttaatattttttataaaattataataatatttattttattttaaaatttttaagaaaaatatcaaattatattatattatatatattttcattttttagaaagggatataaatttatttttattttttgttgcaaaatatttatttactatttaatttttaatataatatataaaataaaaataaaaagtttgtagatcaattttgaattatgtaAATTTAATACGGTCAAAATCTAATTGGAGCAAAATAAGATTGAGTCGAAGTTGAATAGACTATCTCAAATGTCGTGTTTGAGACGATCATATGACATGATGTGGGGTTGGAGTGAAACGAGACACGGGAAGATTAGGAATGATAAcaatatccaaaaataaaattaaataaataaataaacagaaAAAATACGCCTAACCCCCAATACAAGGATGCATGTGGGCCTATTGTAAATTGTAACAGTCATGAGGACTGAAATGCCTTTTGACCCTGTTCCACAAAAGTTTGATTTTGAGGTGCTTCTTCACTGTGAAGCatttcaattataataataattattattattatactaatttaaatattaatattcaagTGCATGGATTAAGTAAATTACCCATACCATTTGTGGGACCACTAGTGGACGTGAACcttaataaatatgattttttttaaagtaaattgcaatatatatatatatattatccctaaaagtaatttttatctTCCTTACGAAACATATGATGTTATTGTTTTCGTTActtatcttataaataattttaaaatatttataattatttttacaaatttatttatttttaaacataaaagatactttttgaaaataatgttatagtaatataagatataacaaataattaaattaaaaataataatttttcttttataaattcataaaaaatttatgatttgaaactgttttttagaacaattttttatttttaataaaaaacacatTACATTCAAcaattaaaatctattttatatttttatttttaaaaacaaaaaaataaagtgttttcaaatgacatttttaattattttaaaaaataatcatataaacacgatgattaa of the Vitis vinifera cultivar Pinot Noir 40024 chromosome 10, ASM3070453v1 genome contains:
- the LOC100249879 gene encoding wings apart-like protein 1, which gives rise to MIVRTYGRRNRGIARTYSDGLNDVVEDPYKESVSQESPHELYGLALSSQDSSHWSFESEPYGHNSLPPRDSENGVVRKSKKARIGKRELGGAKNSRSLISAATATATLMETQEFGEMMEHVDEVNFALDGLRKGQPARIRRASLLSLLSICGTAQQRRLLRTQGMAKTIMDAVIGLSFDDSPSNLAAATIFFVLTSDSHDDYLLESPTCIRFLLELLKPPMSNATHGKAPSIGIKLLGLRKDADPLRDTNKTIDSSSTAIVHKVQEVLVSCKEIKSSSGDDNGVGRPELSPKWIALLTMEKACFSTISLEDTSGTVRKTGGNFKEKFREFGGLDAVFEVAMNCHSTLEGWLKHGSPSIRDAKDDANLQSLVLLLKCLKIMENAAFLSKDNQSHLLGMKGKGNCNGSRLSFIKLILSIIKTLSGLSLSKSSSTISIDEKSRNISDGISHDSQVDCMADYKVESNENLFVNYSRKSCSMERTSPEKCFNISQRSQWLSTARSGCTASSSETATTSMADACLLKMRVNSSTSGSCNEISRSSNLGTPVNSNGSQRSFGFGKSFNISDDAKFELLEDSQDPFAFDEDDFKPSKWDMLSGKQKVPQTKKCRVTYRGLEDGCLSQLMTSQQESSNRESNELHEISCPAEISCSDAINNENSNLLADCLLNAVKVLMNLTNDNPVGCQQIADCGGLETMSALIADHFPSFSSSSSPSCEMKDIAMFSNSSVEFDPQNDTHLTDQELDFLVAILGLLVNLVEKDDRNRSRLAAASVSLPSSEGLEEGTRRDVIPLLCSIFLANKGAGEAAEELSWNDEAALLQGEKEAEKMIVESYAALLLAFLSTESKGTRDAIADCLPDHNLRILVPVLDQFLAFHMSLNMLSPETQKAVSEVIESCRVA